The proteins below are encoded in one region of bacterium:
- a CDS encoding bifunctional oligoribonuclease/PAP phosphatase NrnA, whose amino-acid sequence MWEAIKKAIETEDCFLLCTHRDPDADGVGSQLALHHALRRMGKSATVLNPDTLPHALRFLDPEGVVVGFDSLSPEESARRLDQAERIFFIDAGIWRRLGPLMGPAVQARADKVLIIDHHPSEGGAPAGSVQRESASSSGEMVYDLFESMGLPLDERTAFCLYSAIAKDTGCFRFENTTHRVFEIASRLTRFDIGPHHIYDYLFERWSKNSVVLLGQVLGTLAFAYDNRLAWISMTRRMREETGVPVEDTENFINIIRSIDPVQACMFFRETDDGKVRISLRSKTPQVDVNLLAGKFGGGGHKRASGVQIKGELDEVIRRVVEAAAEYF is encoded by the coding sequence TTGTGGGAGGCAATTAAGAAAGCCATCGAAACGGAGGACTGTTTCCTGCTCTGCACCCACCGCGACCCGGACGCGGACGGGGTGGGCTCGCAGCTCGCGCTGCACCACGCCCTGCGCCGGATGGGCAAGAGCGCCACTGTCCTCAACCCCGACACCCTGCCGCACGCCTTGCGTTTTCTGGACCCCGAGGGCGTGGTGGTGGGTTTCGACAGCCTGAGCCCGGAGGAGTCGGCGCGCCGGCTGGACCAGGCCGAGCGGATATTTTTCATCGACGCCGGCATCTGGCGCCGCCTGGGCCCGCTGATGGGCCCCGCGGTCCAGGCTCGCGCGGACAAGGTGCTGATCATCGACCACCACCCCTCCGAGGGCGGTGCGCCGGCCGGGTCGGTGCAGCGCGAGTCGGCCAGCTCCAGCGGCGAGATGGTCTACGATCTGTTCGAGTCGATGGGCCTGCCGCTGGACGAGCGTACGGCGTTCTGTCTGTACAGCGCCATCGCCAAGGACACCGGCTGTTTCCGCTTCGAGAACACCACGCACCGCGTGTTCGAGATCGCCTCGCGCCTGACCCGTTTCGACATCGGGCCGCACCATATCTACGATTACCTGTTCGAGCGCTGGTCCAAGAACAGCGTGGTGCTGCTGGGTCAGGTGCTGGGCACGCTCGCGTTCGCCTACGACAACCGTCTGGCCTGGATCAGCATGACCCGGCGCATGCGCGAGGAAACCGGTGTCCCGGTGGAGGACACCGAGAATTTCATCAACATCATCCGCTCCATCGACCCGGTGCAGGCCTGCATGTTTTTCCGGGAGACCGATGACGGCAAGGTGCGGATCAGTCTGCGCAGCAAGACGCCGCAGGTGGATGTGAACCTGCTGGCCGGCAAGTTCGGCGGTGGCGGGCATAAGCGGGCCTCAGGGGTCCAGATCAAGGGCGAGCTGGACGAGGTGATCCGGCGGGTGGTGGAGGCCGCGGCCGAGTATTTCTGA
- a CDS encoding transposase gives MNEAGYMVQKVWDEIPGHYPGVETDAFVVMPNHIHGIILLTDNTVGAAPCGRPDNTGQAQGPAPTRLSLPDVVHRFKTMTTKRYADGVKQAQWPPFERRLWQRGYYEHVVRRTDRMDRIRDYILNNPLRWELDRENQERIGAP, from the coding sequence TTGAACGAAGCGGGATATATGGTTCAAAAGGTCTGGGATGAAATTCCGGGCCATTACCCAGGCGTCGAAACTGATGCTTTCGTGGTGATGCCGAACCATATTCACGGAATCATTTTATTGACCGACAATACCGTAGGGGCGGCCCCCTGTGGCCGCCCGGATAATACAGGGCAGGCACAGGGGCCTGCCCCTACAAGATTGTCTCTACCTGATGTGGTGCACCGTTTCAAAACGATGACCACCAAACGATATGCTGACGGTGTCAAACAAGCTCAATGGCCACCGTTCGAGCGGCGGTTGTGGCAACGCGGTTACTACGAGCACGTGGTCCGGCGCACGGACCGGATGGACCGTATCCGCGATTACATCCTGAACAACCCGCTGCGCTGGGAACTGGACCGGGAAAACCAGGAGAGAATCGGCGCTCCTTAA
- a CDS encoding acyl-CoA dehydratase activase, whose translation MAVHIGVDLGSVSVKAALFSTDPEERGFFESLRAGGLFEHVLELTRAADGAVCRVAVTPYRRVSGNQLRETRALLESLLQTVGGRLGEVAGTGSGAPFLSRQFQLPAQNEFRAIAKAVELLNPDVRTVFEMGGENSKYLLLEHDSASGKVGIADYSTNGDCAAGTGGFLDQQAGRLLFTVEQIGEIVLGTPRAARIAGRCSVFAKSDMIHAQQKGFTPAEILKGLCEAVARNFKSAITRGKKVEPRVAFIGGVAANGGVVQALETVFEWEPGTLIIPQLHTSFAAVGAAVMAAERAAEKGACAYSLDGLIAEEQQFPHSQPLSLENVVLLRDRMSVVPAAEIAETRDAFLGIDIGSVSTNLVVIDEEMNVLKEIYLRTEARPIEAVSKGLKEIEADLGEKIAIRGVGTTGSGRELIGELVGADTVHDEITAHKTGAAFIGRTILEMQPDTIFEIGGQDSKYISLDQGVVVDFAMNEACAAGTGSFLEERAKELGIQIKDEFSRVAMSSRTPIRLGERCTVFMEQDVNACLQRGAPLGDVVAGLAYSIATNYINRVVRGRKIGKVIFFQGGTAYNDSVAAAFSSILDTRIIVPPFNGVMGALGVALLAREKMLGSQRSQFRGFDLEKVNYRMREFTCKGCTNFCQMQEFTVENERTYWGDKCSERYRKAVKVEREPVIENLIEFRRKQLLAGYDPEAGDGPVVGIPWSMSTYEWAPFWFRIFRELGLKVLLSEQTTSSLVNRGLESVVSEPCFPIQAAHGHLRWLIDKKVDYILLPNYIAAPGPDPAVVDFYCPWNMTLPYVAKSAPFISAYGDRLISPSLWFNHGEDEVVRSVHDSLKQVGLSFKLARVRQAVTDGFAAQQVFRNAIQEEGGRALATLASHHEHGIILLGRPYNIYDRGINLDVAHKLRSLYGVNVIPLDYLNLEPYSQAQREVHDNMFWSYGKKILAAAAFVRNKPKLHIIYITNFKCGPDSYVKHFIAEASGRPYLTLQFDGHNNDAGMLTRCEAYLDSKGVLRRWGTTQEEMAAGPSSR comes from the coding sequence ATGGCTGTACATATCGGAGTAGACCTGGGGTCGGTCAGTGTAAAGGCCGCCCTGTTTTCCACCGACCCGGAGGAGCGCGGGTTCTTCGAGTCCCTGCGCGCGGGGGGGCTGTTCGAGCACGTGCTCGAGCTGACCCGCGCCGCGGACGGGGCCGTGTGCCGCGTGGCGGTCACCCCCTACCGGCGCGTTTCCGGCAACCAACTGCGCGAGACCCGCGCCCTGCTGGAGAGCCTCCTGCAGACCGTGGGCGGCCGTCTGGGTGAAGTGGCCGGGACCGGCTCGGGAGCGCCGTTCCTGTCCCGCCAGTTCCAGCTCCCCGCGCAGAACGAGTTCCGCGCCATCGCCAAGGCGGTGGAGCTGCTGAACCCGGATGTGCGCACCGTGTTCGAGATGGGCGGCGAAAATTCGAAGTACCTCCTGCTGGAGCATGACTCGGCCAGCGGCAAGGTCGGGATCGCCGACTACAGCACCAACGGCGACTGCGCCGCGGGCACGGGCGGGTTCCTGGACCAGCAGGCCGGACGGCTGCTCTTCACCGTGGAGCAGATCGGCGAAATCGTGCTGGGCACGCCGCGCGCGGCCCGGATCGCCGGGCGCTGCTCGGTGTTCGCCAAGAGCGACATGATCCACGCCCAGCAGAAAGGCTTCACCCCGGCCGAGATACTGAAAGGCCTCTGCGAGGCCGTGGCCCGCAATTTCAAGAGTGCGATCACCCGGGGTAAGAAAGTCGAGCCGCGCGTGGCGTTCATCGGCGGTGTGGCGGCCAACGGCGGCGTGGTGCAGGCCCTGGAGACAGTGTTCGAATGGGAGCCGGGCACGCTGATCATCCCGCAGCTCCACACCTCGTTCGCCGCGGTGGGCGCGGCGGTCATGGCGGCCGAGCGGGCCGCCGAAAAGGGCGCCTGCGCCTACAGCCTGGATGGCCTGATCGCCGAGGAGCAGCAGTTCCCGCACTCCCAGCCGCTCAGCCTGGAGAACGTGGTCCTGCTGCGCGACCGCATGAGCGTGGTCCCGGCCGCCGAGATAGCCGAGACGCGAGACGCGTTCCTGGGCATCGACATCGGCTCGGTCAGCACCAATCTGGTGGTGATCGACGAGGAAATGAACGTCCTGAAGGAAATCTACCTCCGCACCGAGGCACGCCCGATCGAGGCCGTTTCGAAGGGGCTCAAGGAGATCGAGGCCGATCTGGGCGAGAAGATAGCCATCCGGGGCGTGGGCACCACAGGCTCCGGCCGCGAGCTGATCGGCGAGCTGGTGGGCGCGGACACGGTGCACGATGAGATCACCGCGCACAAGACCGGCGCGGCTTTCATCGGGCGCACGATCCTGGAGATGCAGCCGGACACGATCTTCGAGATCGGCGGCCAGGACTCCAAATATATCAGCCTGGACCAGGGCGTGGTGGTGGATTTCGCCATGAACGAGGCCTGCGCCGCGGGCACCGGCAGTTTCCTGGAGGAGCGGGCCAAGGAGCTGGGGATCCAGATCAAGGACGAGTTCTCGCGGGTGGCCATGTCCAGCCGCACCCCGATCCGCCTGGGCGAGCGCTGCACCGTGTTCATGGAGCAGGATGTCAACGCCTGCCTTCAGCGCGGCGCGCCGCTGGGCGATGTCGTGGCCGGCCTGGCCTACTCCATCGCCACCAACTACATCAACCGCGTGGTGCGCGGCCGCAAGATCGGCAAGGTGATTTTCTTCCAGGGCGGCACGGCCTACAACGACTCGGTGGCCGCGGCGTTCAGCTCCATCCTCGACACCCGGATCATAGTGCCGCCGTTCAACGGCGTGATGGGCGCCCTGGGCGTGGCCCTGCTGGCCCGCGAGAAGATGCTGGGCAGCCAGCGTTCGCAGTTCCGCGGCTTCGACCTGGAAAAGGTCAACTACAGGATGCGCGAGTTCACCTGCAAGGGCTGCACCAATTTCTGCCAGATGCAGGAGTTCACCGTGGAGAACGAGCGCACCTACTGGGGCGACAAGTGCTCGGAGCGCTACCGCAAGGCGGTGAAGGTCGAGCGCGAGCCGGTGATCGAGAACCTGATCGAGTTCCGCCGCAAGCAGCTTCTGGCCGGTTACGACCCGGAGGCCGGCGACGGCCCGGTGGTGGGTATCCCCTGGAGCATGTCCACCTACGAGTGGGCGCCGTTCTGGTTCCGCATTTTCCGTGAGCTGGGCCTCAAGGTGCTGCTCTCTGAGCAGACCACCTCGAGCCTGGTCAACCGGGGCCTGGAATCCGTGGTCTCGGAGCCCTGTTTCCCGATCCAGGCGGCCCACGGCCACCTGCGCTGGCTGATCGACAAGAAGGTGGACTACATTCTTCTGCCCAATTACATCGCCGCGCCGGGCCCGGACCCGGCCGTGGTCGATTTCTACTGCCCCTGGAACATGACCCTGCCCTACGTGGCCAAGAGCGCGCCGTTCATCAGCGCCTACGGCGACCGGCTGATCAGCCCCTCGCTCTGGTTCAACCACGGTGAGGATGAGGTCGTGCGCTCGGTCCACGACTCGCTCAAGCAGGTGGGACTGAGTTTCAAGCTCGCCCGGGTGCGCCAGGCTGTGACTGACGGTTTCGCCGCGCAGCAGGTGTTCCGGAACGCGATCCAGGAGGAGGGCGGCCGCGCCCTGGCCACCCTGGCCAGCCATCACGAGCACGGGATCATCCTGTTAGGCCGGCCCTACAACATCTACGACCGCGGGATCAACCTGGACGTGGCGCACAAGCTGCGCTCGCTTTACGGGGTGAACGTGATCCCCTTGGATTACCTGAACCTGGAGCCGTACTCCCAGGCCCAGCGCGAGGTCCACGACAACATGTTCTGGAGCTACGGCAAGAAAATCCTGGCCGCGGCCGCCTTTGTCCGGAACAAGCCGAAGCTGCACATCATCTACATCACGAATTTCAAGTGCGGACCCGACAGCTATGTCAAGCATTTCATCGCCGAGGCCAGCGGGCGGCCGTACCTGACACTGCAGTTCGACGGGCACAACAACGACGCGGGTATGCTGACCCGCTGCGAGGCCTATCTCGACAGCAAAGGAGTCCTCAGGAGATGGGGAACGACCCAGGAGGAAATGGCGGCCGGCCCAAGCAGTCGATAA
- a CDS encoding radical SAM protein produces MEVKSTMATAPKDIPSNPLDTTYCGAPINNMVKGLPRFTTSLCPECGKAVEARLFEENGKVYMDKTCPDHGYVKDLYWGDVELYLKAEKWEFGDGRGLSNPSTKHTQCPDSCGLCENHTSHTALGNIDLTNRCNLTCPICFANANVTGKVYEPTKEQVLEMLSLYRKEEPVAGRMVQFSGGEPTVHPDFLEIVAAAKAYGFSHIQIASNGIKLADYEFAERAAEAGLHTVYLQFDGVDDEVYIQTRGKALMEYKLRTVENIRKLGLKIVYVPTIVGGVNVDQVGKILQFALDNIDVSSGISYQPVSITGRISREEREKMRFTLPDLAREIEAQTGICSKDDWYPLSFVSPISKIISALRGSETVNISCHPHCSLGTYLFIEHGTKRAIPITRFVDVEGMFKELEIQAAKTSASRFKRFAQMNAFYKIQKFFDKSKAPKGMDFTKFLQTLDGFFDKEAGRGEKDGTYTNKTLLVAGMHFMDNYNYDFERVRRCVIHYATPAGRIIPFCSYNGGHYQREAIEGQFSMTMDEYKAHRAAIRQQKEQQN; encoded by the coding sequence ATGGAGGTCAAAAGCACCATGGCTACCGCCCCGAAAGATATTCCGAGCAACCCCCTGGACACCACCTACTGTGGTGCGCCGATAAACAATATGGTCAAGGGTCTGCCGCGTTTCACCACCTCGCTCTGCCCGGAATGCGGCAAAGCGGTCGAGGCCCGTCTGTTCGAGGAGAACGGCAAGGTCTACATGGACAAGACCTGCCCCGATCACGGCTATGTCAAGGACCTCTACTGGGGGGATGTGGAGCTCTACCTGAAAGCCGAGAAATGGGAGTTCGGCGACGGGCGCGGGCTTTCCAACCCCAGCACCAAACACACCCAGTGTCCCGACAGCTGCGGCCTGTGCGAGAACCACACCAGCCACACCGCCCTGGGCAATATCGACCTGACCAACCGCTGCAACCTGACCTGCCCGATCTGTTTCGCCAACGCCAACGTGACCGGCAAGGTCTACGAGCCGACCAAGGAACAGGTGCTCGAGATGCTCAGCCTGTACCGCAAGGAGGAGCCGGTGGCCGGGCGCATGGTGCAGTTCTCGGGCGGTGAGCCTACAGTCCACCCGGATTTCCTGGAGATCGTGGCCGCGGCCAAGGCCTACGGGTTCAGCCACATCCAGATCGCCTCGAACGGGATCAAGCTCGCCGACTACGAGTTCGCCGAGCGCGCCGCCGAGGCCGGCCTGCACACGGTGTACCTGCAGTTCGACGGGGTGGACGACGAGGTCTACATCCAGACCCGCGGCAAGGCCCTGATGGAGTACAAGCTCCGCACGGTCGAGAACATCCGCAAGCTCGGCCTGAAAATAGTCTACGTCCCCACCATCGTCGGCGGCGTGAACGTGGACCAGGTGGGCAAGATCCTTCAGTTCGCCCTGGACAACATCGACGTCTCCAGCGGCATCAGCTACCAGCCGGTTTCGATCACCGGCCGGATCAGCCGCGAGGAGCGCGAGAAGATGCGTTTCACCCTGCCCGACCTGGCCCGCGAGATCGAGGCCCAGACCGGCATCTGCAGCAAGGACGACTGGTACCCGCTCAGCTTCGTCTCCCCCATTTCGAAGATCATCAGCGCGCTGCGCGGGTCCGAGACAGTGAACATCTCCTGCCACCCGCACTGCTCGCTGGGCACATATCTGTTCATCGAGCACGGCACCAAGCGCGCCATCCCGATCACCCGCTTCGTGGACGTGGAGGGGATGTTCAAGGAGCTCGAGATCCAGGCGGCCAAGACCAGCGCCAGCCGCTTCAAGCGTTTCGCCCAGATGAACGCGTTCTATAAGATACAGAAGTTCTTCGACAAGTCGAAGGCGCCCAAGGGCATGGATTTCACCAAGTTCCTGCAGACCCTGGACGGGTTCTTCGACAAGGAGGCCGGCCGCGGCGAGAAGGACGGCACGTACACCAACAAGACCCTGCTGGTGGCCGGCATGCATTTCATGGACAACTACAACTACGATTTCGAGCGCGTCCGCCGCTGCGTCATACACTACGCCACCCCGGCGGGACGGATCATCCCGTTCTGCAGCTACAACGGCGGGCATTACCAGCGCGAGGCGATCGAGGGGCAGTTCTCCATGACCATGGACGAGTACAAAGCCCATCGCGCCGCCATCCGTCAGCAGAAAGAACAGCAGAACTGA